In the genome of Luteitalea pratensis, the window CAGGCGGATGTTCAGCGTGTGGAGAATGGCACCTGACGCCGGGATGCCGTAGTACGCGTGCAGGTGTCGCTCGTGGTTCCAGCAGAACGTGGCAACGCGATCCCCCTGTCGCACGCCGAGCGAACGCATGGCCGCCGCGAGCCGCCGCGCGCCGACCAGGCACTCGCGGTAGGTCGAGTGCGAGACACTGCGGTCGGGAAGTCGGCCGATGATGGCCTTGTGTGGAAAAATCGACTCCGCGCGGCGCAGCAACGCCGGAATCGACAGCGGCATCCCCATCATCAGTCCACGCATCGGCAGAGGATACCGCAACCATTCCGTCATTCTTGCCATCGTGCGTGAGGCGCTCGTAGAATCGCCGCAACGCACTGGGGGCTGATCGCCGATGCGTGCAACCATACCCTCGGTCTGGCCCTCGACAAGGGCGGCGGCAACATCAACACGAAGACACTTGACGATCTGCGTGGCAAGGTCATCGTGCTCTTTTCGTCGAAGGGGCTCGCGGAGTTGAACGGAGCCAGGGCTGGCATTCTCGGCTTCAAGAACCTGTCGGCCGAGGGCCAGACGTAAGCCGAGGCCAGACCAGCGGTCAACCACGAGAGGTGAACATGGCAGTCTGGGCCTATGAGTGCAGGTCATGCCCCCCGGGCCACGTCTGGTGGGTCGCTCGCATCAGGATCGATGAAGTGGCGTCGGCGACCAACGTGTTGCAAGTGAAGGTGGACACGCAATGGTGCTGTGCCATCGTCGACCGCAGTCAGGCGGTCGCGGTCGACGAGCAGTTGGTGCGCGACGCCATTGCGGCCGATCCCGCTGACTGTCCCGACTGCGTGCCGGCGCCAGCTGCGGCGCCCGTGCCGGAGGTAGGGGAGCAGGGCGCGGCCACCACGGTGCTGGCCGCCGCCATCTCGCTGGCGGGGCGCCACGTGATGGTGGTGTTGGTGCCCCTGCCAGTGGTGCAGAGCCCAGGCGAGGCCGAGATGCTGGTCGCCGACCTGCGTCCGCGCTTTGGCGGTGTCGACGTGGTGTTGATGGGACAGGACGACGACGCCAGGCCGCACTACCACGGCGACGACGCATTGCTGGAAATGCTCGCCGGCGTGCCCGTCGACCGCATGCCCTGGAAGGACTACCCACTCGGCTGAGCCCAGCCGGGTGGCGGGCGCTCGAAGGAGAATCACGCATGCACATGCAACGCAGGATCGTCGTGGCCGCGTTCGCCGCGGCGTTGGTCGCCCCGCTCGTCGTGTCGGCACAGGACCTGCATCCGTCTCGGCGGCCCAGTCCGCTGGGCATCGCGCGCATCACGCTTGGCGATGCCTACATCCGCATCGTCTACGGCCGACCCTACAAGCGCGGGCGCAACAACATCTTCGGCACCAAGGAGAGCGGCGCGGTCGTGCCGTATGGCGAGCGGTGGCGTACAGGCGCCAACGAGGCCAGCGAGATCACGGTCACCCGCGATGTCCTGGTCGCGGGCCAGAAGCTGGCGGCGGGCACCTACTCCCTGTTCACGACGCCTGCGGCCGGAACCTGGAAGGTGCACTTCAACTCGAGACTTGGCCTGGATGGCGTCGGTATCTTCGCCAACGACACGTTCACGCCGGTCGATCTCGCGCCCACCGACATCCTCACGGTCTCGACGCCCGCGACGGAGTTGCCGGCCGACAAGGAAGTCGATCAGTTCACGTTCGAGTTCGAGAAGACCGCGGCCGGGGCAGACATGGTGCTGCGCTGGATTCGCACCGAGGTACGGGTGCCGATCGCCGTCGCAAAGTAACGGACGGTCCCGCCGCCAACCCGTGACGAATACGCAAGGTTGGCGGCGCATGCGCCGTGAACGAGCGGCCAGCCTCGATCAGAGCTTCGGGAAGTTGATACGCGACATCCAGCCGCACGCCTGCAGGCGCTGGCTGATGGCGATGGGGATGCCGCCGTTGGCGTACTTCGCCTTGAGGTACGCGAGGATCTTCTTCGCCCCATCGTCGAGACCACGTTCGATGCGGATCGCGGCATCGTTGGGCAGGCGCGTCTGCTTGAGGAACCCGAGCTTCCGGTTGCGGGGACCGAGCACGGTCTCGAGGTCTGCGGCGACGTCCTGCGCCAGTTTCTGTCGCTGCGGCTTCGCATCCGGCCGCAAGGCGCGACCTGGAAACGGGTCGAAATCCGTCTCGGCAAACCTGTCGAAGTCCTGGAACTGGTTGACCGGATCGAACACATCGAGGCCGAGCACGGTGAGCCTGCCATCGCCGCCCTCGCCCACGAAGAAGTTGCCGATGTTCTGCATGCGCCGCATCGGCTGCCCGTGCCAGGATCTGACCTGCACATTGTCCTGGAAGTTGATGCGATCCTGGTTGCCGTTGAACGCATCCACCGCGAGGATGTTTCCCAGCTTCTCGAGGGTGCCGTGCTGCTTGAACACATCGGCCAACTGCCGCACCTTGCCCTTGTCGCGAACCGTGGGATGACCGTCGGCGTCGAGGCCGAGGGCCTCCGATCCGGCCTCCTTGAGGTCCATGAGCTGCTGCTTGGCCGGCATGACGATGAACACGGACTGCTGTTGCGACACGGGCGTGCGCTGCCCCGCCATCGGCGGCAGCGGCGGCAGCAGCGCCTTGCCGAGTTCGGTGATCAGGTAGCCGGGCGTCTTCTCATCCAGGTTGCCGGCGTTTCCCGACGCCCAGCCCTTGATGGCCATCAATTCCTGCTTGCCGAGCACACGCGATCGTGCGTGGGGATCGATGGCATTCATGATCTCGATGGGGTCCTTCAGGAGCTTGTTCTTGCCAGCGCTGTCAGCCTTGATCACGCACGCGCCGTCCTGGTACGTGAGCAGGAACACCGGATGGCCGGCCGCCAGTTGCCTGATTCGCTGGAGACCGTTGGCGCTGAGTGACTGGTCGATGTTCATGACGACGACTCCGTGAGACAGGATGACGGCTTGCGCGCGGATACACTTGCCGCGACCTGTGAGTTCCAGGATTGGATCCCGTCCCGCGGAGCTACCGCCAGACATCGACGCGCAGAATCGGGATGCGGCGATTATCTCCAGCGGCGCCGGTCTGTCAATCATCAAGGGCGTCGGCGCGGTTCCGTCGAGCCGTTCACGGCGATGCCGGTGCACGGTGACGTCGCACAGCGAAAGGCGAACGATGGCAGTCTGGACCTATGAATGCATAGGCGGCGTCGACGTCGTGTTGATGGGGCAGGACGACGACGGTCCGCCGCGCTATCGCGGTGAGGCTGCTGTCGCTGCTCGCCGAGGTGCCGATCGACCGCCTGCCGTGGAAGGCGTATCCACTCGGCTGAACCTCAGACCGCGAAGAACGTGTAATACGGCTCGCGCTTCGCCATCCGGCGGATGAGGAGCGCGAGTTCGCGGGCGTGATAGTCGCCCCACATGCACGACTCGCCGCAGGGGATCTTCCGGCCCTTCGGGATGTGGTCCCATCCGTTCGGGCGGTGGTACACGGCGTGCAGCAACAGCCCCTGGTGCTTCGGGTCGGTCGAGAGGTACGGCTCCGAGAACAGCGTGCGTGACGCGGTGAGGCCGGCGGCCAGGTAGCGCTTGCCGGCAGGCGCATCACCGTGGCCGGCGAGATACGTACCGAGCCGGATCAGGCCCTGCGCGGCGATGGCGGCAGCGGAACTGTCGACCGGTTCGTGGTCGTTGTAGGGATCGGCCGGTCGGTCGAGATAGTCACCGAGATGGGCGAGACCCGGGGCGCCGGTGTCCCAGTACGGCACGCCGCACGTCGGCGTGTACGCGAGGTAGAAGTCCGCCGTGGCGCGTGCGACTTCGAGGTAGCGCCTGAGTACCGCGCGCTTGCGGGCGTCGAAGGTGGCAAACTCCGCCTCGTCTCGCGTCTCGAGGAACTCGAGTTCCTCCGCATAGCCAAGCAACACCCAGGCCAAGCCGCGCGTCCACGTCGAGAACGGTGAGTACCCCTGCTGGCTCGACGGGCAGCGATAGGAGCCATCGGTCACGTTGAACACGGATTCGTGTGCCACACGTCCGCGGATGTCGTACGCGTCGCGGCCCTTCCCGAAGTAGACGTTGTACGCCGCATTCGTGTCGGCATGCTGGACCAGCCGGTGCAGCAGCGAGATCTTGCGATCCCGCTCGCCCATGAGCGCGTGCCCGAGCTGGTGAGCCAGTGCGAGCGACCGCAGCGACCGCATCGTGTCGGCAAAGAGCGAGTGCGGGCCGTTGAACGATCGGATGTATCCGAGCCCGTCCGGCAGGTCGGTCCACCGTGCCGCCTGGATCGCACCCGACACTTTCAGTGCCAGTTCGTGGAAAGCGATCTCCCACTCGCTTGCCTCGGTGCGGCCCTCACGCGCGAGGCGCAGGAGGTTGCCGTACGTGGAGACGTTGTTGAATCCGTGGTCGTGCACGCCGACGTGACTCACATGGCTGGCCATGTGCTCCACGGTTGTGCGCCGGCCGATCTCCAGCATGGCGGCATCATCGGTCGCGTCGAACTGCAGGATGGCAGACCCGAACTGGAACCCCTGCGTCCACTCGGTCCAGCCCCGCGAGGTGTAGCGTCCCGCGACCGTGAACACGGGCGTGCCCTTGGCCGGATTCCACGTCTTCTCGAGGCGCGAGATCTTCCTTGCCGAGAGGGTGAAGAGCTGATCGGTCGCGCTGAGAAGCGACGTCGGGGTGATCTTGCTGTCGATGCGAATCATGTCTGTTGCCTGTGCCTATGGCGGTCCGGACGCAGCCCTCGACCTGCCGACGTAGCCGTCAACCTGCCGACGCAGCCCTCGACCTGCCGAACGTGCCGTCAACCTGCCGGAGTAACCGTCGACCTGCCGGAGTAACCGTCGACCTGCCGGAGTAACCGTCGACCGCCCGGACGTAGCCGTCGACCTTCCACCTTCGCCAAGGCTACGGTGGACAAGTCAGGTCGACGGGTGATGCGCTAAAGCCGGCGGATGTGAAAACCACCATCGAGGTGGATGACCTCACCCGTGGTGAACGGGAAATGGCCGGCAAGCACCGCACGCACGGCGCGACCCACGTCCTCGGCCGTGCCCCAGCGTCGCTGCGGCACCAGGCCTTCGGCCAGCAGTGCATCGTACTTGCCCTTCACGCCCGACGTCATGTCGGTGGCCATGATGCCTGGACGCAACTCGAGCACCTGCACGCCGTGTTCCGCGAGGCGCACGGCCCACAGCTGCGACGCCATCGCCAGGCCTGCCTTCGAGATGCAGTACTCGCCGCGGCTGATCGACGCCGTGTCGGCCGAGATCGATGTCACGAAGACGATCTTGAAGCCCGAGGCGATGGCCGGAGCATAGGGCGCCCGCAGCCAGTGGTTGGCGACGGCCTGGGTCAGGAAGAACGGTCCCTGCAGGTTGATCCGTAGCAGTTCCTCGAACGATGCCTCGCTGGTCTCGGTGAGATCGGCACGAACACGCGGGGCAATGCCGGCGTTGTTGACCAGCGCGTCAATGCGCCCGAGCGCGTCCAGCGTCTGCCCGAGCACCGCGTCACGGTCCACGCGGTTCGAGACATCGCCCTTCACCGGGAGAAAACGTTGATCGAGCGTGCGCGCAGCCTGCTGGCACAAGGCGACCGTCTCGTCGGCCGCCGCGGCGTTGCTCGCGTAGTTGATGACGACGGAGAAGCCTTCCGCCGCCGCCTCGACCGCGATGCCGCGACCAAGCCCGCGGCTCGCTCCGGTGACCAGCACGACGGGGATGTCAGGCATGCGGCGTCGATTGTCTTGGCAATCGATCAAAAGTGCAAAACCCGCGGGAGGACGGAGGACGGAGGACGGAGGACGGAGGACGGAGGACGGAGGATGGAGGATGGAGGATGGAGGATGGAGGATGGAGGAGAGAGGACGGAGGAGAGAGGACGGAGGAGAGGATTGAGGAGAGAGGATGGAGGACGGAAGGAGGAGCGAGGAATGGAGCCGACTCGGTCAGGGGGCGGCAGCCAACGGCACGGGTGTGCTGGCAGCATGCGCAGCGAACGAACGGCGGCCGACCGTGACGAACGACAGACCTGCACCGAGGCACAGGAGGCCCGCCGTCCAGAAGGCCCACGTGTACTCCCCCGTGACGGTACGGATTGATCCCGCACCCAGGGCGGCCAGCGACGCCCCCACCTGGTGGCTCGCGGCGATCCAGCCGTACATGACGCCGGTGTTCTCGCGGCCGAACGCATCCGAGGTCAGGCGCACGGTCGGTGGCACCGTGGCGATCCAGTCCAGGCCGTAGAACACGGCGAACCAGCCCAGCGCCGACGAGCCTGCGCCGAGTGTGTAGGGCAGCGCCAGGAGCGAAAGGCCCCGCAGCGAGTAGTAGCCGAGCAGCAGGTGTCGGCTCGAGTAGCGATCGGTCAGCCAGCCGGACGCCATCGTGCCGGCGATGTCGAACAGGCCCATCATCGCGAGCAGGCGCGCCGATCGCTCCGAGGAAATCCCGACGTCGTGGCAGGCGGCGATGAGGTGCGTCCCGATCAGGCCATTGGTGCTGGCACCGCAGACGAAGAACGTCAACGCCAGCAACCAGAATGCCGGCGACCGAACGCCGCGCGCGAGTGCCGCGAGTGGTGCCAGTGCCGGCGGCGTGCTGATCGCCACGCCGGTCGCTCCGTACCGCGCAAGCCCGATGTCCTCGGGCCGGTCACGCATGAACACCGCGACGATGAGGAACACCAGTGCCACGGCCGCGGCGACCAGCCACGTGGCTGCGCGCCAGCCGTGCGTCGTGATGAGGCTGGCCAGGAGTGGCAGGAACATCAGCTGGCCCGTGGCGTTGGCCGCCGACAATGCACCGACGACAAGACCTCGCCTGGCATCGAACCAGCGCGTCGCGACGATGGCCGCGAGCACCATCGAGGTCATGCCCGTGCCGGCGCCGACCAGCACGCCCCAGAGCAGCATCAGGTGCGCTTGCGTGCGCATCTGCGTGCTCAGCGCCACGGCCCCGGCAAGCAGCGCGAGCGCGATCAACAGGACACGGCGGACGCGCCAGCGGTCCATGATCGAGGCGGCAAATGGCCCGAGCAGGCCGAAGAGCGCGATGTTGACCGCGACCGCCGCCGAGATGCTGACACGCGTCCACCCGAACTCCTCTTCGAGCGGCACCATCAGCACGCCGGGTGTGGCGCGGATTCCCGCGGTCATCAGCAGCACGACAAACGTCGCCGCTGCGATGATCCACGCGTAGTGAAAGCGTGGTCGCTGCATCAATCGAGGCGGACGAGGCCGCGGCGCGTGCCGACCTTTACTGCCTCGGTCCGGCTCGTGACGCCGAGCTTCTCGAACAGGTGTCCGAGATGCGCCTTGACGGTGCGTTCGCTGATGCCGAGTTCGGCGGCGATCTCCTTGTTGCTCTTGCCGTCGGCCATCGAGCGGAGTGTCGCCAGTTCTCGCGGCGTCAATTGCACGCGGGTCACACGTTCGGCCAGCTTGGCGGCCGCGGCGGGTGCCAGGTAGGTGCGTCCACCGAGGACCTCGTGGATGCAGCCAATGAGTGCGTCCGCGGAGATGTCCTTCAGGACGTACGCCTTGGCCCCGGCGGTGAGGGCACGCGCGATGTCCTCGTCGGAATCGTAGGTCGTGAGGATGATGACCTTGGCCTGTGCGTCGAGTTCGCGAATCCGCCTGATGGCCTCGACGCCCTCCATGACCGGCATTCGCAGGTCGAGCAGGACGACGTCAGGGCGATGACGATCGAAGGCTTCGACCCCCTCGAGTCCGTTGGCCGCCTGCGCGACGACCTCGAGGTCGATCTCCTGGTTGATGATGTTGGCGACACCCGTCCGCAAGAGCGCGTGGTCGTCCACGATCAGGACCCTAGCGCGTGCGCTCTCGGGTTGCATCGTTGGCGCCAGCACCTCACTGTGCGGCATTGCGGGCTCCAGGGATCGAGAAGGACGGCGGCTGCCAGGCCAGCACGACCTCGGTGCCTGCTCGAGGGGCCGTCACCACGGTGAGTGCCGCGCCGATCCGGTCCGCGCGCTCCTGCATGCTCGTCAACCCGAAGCCGCGACCGGCGTGCACGTCATTGATTCCCCGGCCGTCATCGGCCACCGAGACCCGAACCCCCAGCCCACGCGCGGTCGAGGCTCGCACCACGATGCGCTGCGCGCGCGAGTGCCGAACGGCGTTGGTGAGCGCTTCCTGGGCGATGCCAAGGACCTCCCGTTCCATGCCGCCCATCGTCGGCAACTCGCCGACCTGCAGGTCGATGGGTATCTCGGTGGTGCGGCGGACCAGCGCCACCATGCGTGCGAGCGACGTCGCGAGGTCGTCCTCGCCGGCAGGCCGCGGCCGCAACGTGCCCACCGATCGCCGTGCCTCGATCATGTGCGACCGCGCGAGGTCGACCGCGGTCTCGAGGCTGCGCGTGACCTGCGGCGGCAGGTCGGGAGCCGATCGCTGGGCCGCCTGCAACTGCATCAGGATCGCGGCGAACCCCTGCGTCAACGTGTCGTGGATGTCGCGCGCGATGCGATTGCGTTCCTCCAGCCTGGCCTGCCGCCGCGCCTCGACGCGGCTACGCTCGGCCTGCCGGCTGTGATGCAGCGCCAGGGTGCCCTGCCGCGCCGTCGCGTCGATGACGGCGCGTCGCCACACGGCCTCGCAGTCGTCGGTGCACCCCGTGGCCAGCGCCATCCAGCCGAGTGTCGTCGGCCCGAGCGTCAGCGGCGCCACCAGCAGCGACGCGACCGCTGCCTTCGTGTTGTAGTCACGCACTGCCTCCGGGAGACGCGTGTCGTCGCCGGTATATTCGACAATCTCGGTCAAACCGGGTGCAAAGCCGCGTAGGTGTGAGGCCATGGCCTCGCGCGGCATCGCGATCGCCGCCCAGCCTTCCGTCTCGGGCGTATAGTACCGCCCGTCGATGTAGGCCATCCACATGTCGCAGCACTCGCCCTCGTCATCACGCAGCCACACGCCGCAGGCGTGGCTCTCGCAGTTGTCGACCAGCGATTTGATGAAGCCCTTGAAGTAGCCGACGATGTCCTCGCCCGTGACGAGCACGTCCAGCGCCAGCTGGACAGCGTCGCTCTGGATGTGGGCCATGCACTCGGCACGCCGGCGCTCGTCGAGCGCGCGCTCGAGGGCCAGGGTGAGCGCCTCGGTGGTCACACTCGGTTCGCAGGCCGGTGGCTTCGCCAGTCCTGGAGCGTCGAAGTCGGGCATCAGGGGTGCGTAGTTGGTGAGTGCATCCATCATCAGATCCCTCGCAATGAGAGCCTTTCGATTATGCGGCAGCCCGCCGGTGGCCGCGATGGTCTGTGAGGACGAGCCGCGCCTTGTCCGAAAGGCCAATGACGGTGGTGGCTCGAAGGCCGGTGCATCCGTCGGACTTTCGCCCCTCTTTCTCGTGTGTCGTCTGCCCGATTGTCCGGACCCTCGCCGAACGCAATGCTGTGTGGGTCATGTCAGCCCTGCTCTTCCGTCACACATCAGTAAGGCGATCCTTCCACGACCTGGGCCTCGCAGCCGGGGTGACCCTGCTGTCCATCATCGCCAGCTCGTGCGCACAGACGTCAGCCCAGCCGGCGGCGCCGATGTTGCCCATGGTGACCGTCGCGGCCGCCGTTGCCCGCGAGATCACCGAATGGGACGAGTTCACCGGACGGCTGGAAGCCGTCAACACCGTCGAGGTCCGTCCCCGGGTCTCCGGCTACGTCTCGCACGTGCACTTCCGCGAAGGTGCCCTGGTCCGGAAGGGTGACCTGCTGTTCCAGATCGACCCCCGCCCCTTTCAGGCCGAGGTGGACCGCCTGCGCGCCGAACTGGAGCGTGCCCGATCGACGGGGAAGCGCGCGCAGTCCGAACTCGATCGAGCCAGGCGTCTCGCTGCGGAGAACGCGATGGCCAGCGAGGAGGTCGAACGTCGCGTCTCGTTCGCTGAAGAGGTCGTGGCGCAGGTGGCCGGCGTCGAGGCCGCGCTTCGCGCCGCAGAACTGAACCTCGAGTTCACTCGGGTGATCGCGCCCATCTCCGGTCGTGTCGGCCGCGCCATCATCACCGAAGGCAATCTGGTATCGAGTGGTCCCGGCGAGGGCACGCTGCTGGCAACGGTCGTGTCAATCGACCCGATGTATGCGGCGTTCGACGCCGACGAGCCGACGTTCCTCGCGCAGGCTGGCCAGAACGGCCCGCACGGACGGGCTGTGCCCGTCCGGATGGCGTTGGCCGATGACGACAAATTCGCACGCGAAGGGCGCCTGCACTTCCTCGACAACCAACTGGATCCCGCGACCGGCACGATCCGCATCCGTGCCATCTTCGACAACCGCGACGGCGTCCTGACGCCTGGGCTGTTCGTGCGGCTGCGCATGCCCGGGCGACGGGCGTACAAGGCCGTGCTCATCGAGGATCGGGCAGTCGGCACGGACCTCGACAAGCGTTACGTGTACACGGTGGACGGCCAGGGTGTGGTGGTCCCCAGGCCGGTCACGCTGGGTCCGATCGTCG includes:
- a CDS encoding DUF2911 domain-containing protein is translated as MHMQRRIVVAAFAAALVAPLVVSAQDLHPSRRPSPLGIARITLGDAYIRIVYGRPYKRGRNNIFGTKESGAVVPYGERWRTGANEASEITVTRDVLVAGQKLAAGTYSLFTTPAAGTWKVHFNSRLGLDGVGIFANDTFTPVDLAPTDILTVSTPATELPADKEVDQFTFEFEKTAAGADMVLRWIRTEVRVPIAVAK
- a CDS encoding glycoside hydrolase family 88 protein, giving the protein MIRIDSKITPTSLLSATDQLFTLSARKISRLEKTWNPAKGTPVFTVAGRYTSRGWTEWTQGFQFGSAILQFDATDDAAMLEIGRRTTVEHMASHVSHVGVHDHGFNNVSTYGNLLRLAREGRTEASEWEIAFHELALKVSGAIQAARWTDLPDGLGYIRSFNGPHSLFADTMRSLRSLALAHQLGHALMGERDRKISLLHRLVQHADTNAAYNVYFGKGRDAYDIRGRVAHESVFNVTDGSYRCPSSQQGYSPFSTWTRGLAWVLLGYAEELEFLETRDEAEFATFDARKRAVLRRYLEVARATADFYLAYTPTCGVPYWDTGAPGLAHLGDYLDRPADPYNDHEPVDSSAAAIAAQGLIRLGTYLAGHGDAPAGKRYLAAGLTASRTLFSEPYLSTDPKHQGLLLHAVYHRPNGWDHIPKGRKIPCGESCMWGDYHARELALLIRRMAKREPYYTFFAV
- a CDS encoding 3-ketoacyl-ACP reductase, whose amino-acid sequence is MPDIPVVLVTGASRGLGRGIAVEAAAEGFSVVINYASNAAAADETVALCQQAARTLDQRFLPVKGDVSNRVDRDAVLGQTLDALGRIDALVNNAGIAPRVRADLTETSEASFEELLRINLQGPFFLTQAVANHWLRAPYAPAIASGFKIVFVTSISADTASISRGEYCISKAGLAMASQLWAVRLAEHGVQVLELRPGIMATDMTSGVKGKYDALLAEGLVPQRRWGTAEDVGRAVRAVLAGHFPFTTGEVIHLDGGFHIRRL
- a CDS encoding MFS transporter gives rise to the protein MQRPRFHYAWIIAAATFVVLLMTAGIRATPGVLMVPLEEEFGWTRVSISAAVAVNIALFGLLGPFAASIMDRWRVRRVLLIALALLAGAVALSTQMRTQAHLMLLWGVLVGAGTGMTSMVLAAIVATRWFDARRGLVVGALSAANATGQLMFLPLLASLITTHGWRAATWLVAAAVALVFLIVAVFMRDRPEDIGLARYGATGVAISTPPALAPLAALARGVRSPAFWLLALTFFVCGASTNGLIGTHLIAACHDVGISSERSARLLAMMGLFDIAGTMASGWLTDRYSSRHLLLGYYSLRGLSLLALPYTLGAGSSALGWFAVFYGLDWIATVPPTVRLTSDAFGRENTGVMYGWIAASHQVGASLAALGAGSIRTVTGEYTWAFWTAGLLCLGAGLSFVTVGRRSFAAHAASTPVPLAAAP
- a CDS encoding response regulator transcription factor, with translation MQPESARARVLIVDDHALLRTGVANIINQEIDLEVVAQAANGLEGVEAFDRHRPDVVLLDLRMPVMEGVEAIRRIRELDAQAKVIILTTYDSDEDIARALTAGAKAYVLKDISADALIGCIHEVLGGRTYLAPAAAAKLAERVTRVQLTPRELATLRSMADGKSNKEIAAELGISERTVKAHLGHLFEKLGVTSRTEAVKVGTRRGLVRLD
- a CDS encoding sensor histidine kinase; this translates as MDALTNYAPLMPDFDAPGLAKPPACEPSVTTEALTLALERALDERRRAECMAHIQSDAVQLALDVLVTGEDIVGYFKGFIKSLVDNCESHACGVWLRDDEGECCDMWMAYIDGRYYTPETEGWAAIAMPREAMASHLRGFAPGLTEIVEYTGDDTRLPEAVRDYNTKAAVASLLVAPLTLGPTTLGWMALATGCTDDCEAVWRRAVIDATARQGTLALHHSRQAERSRVEARRQARLEERNRIARDIHDTLTQGFAAILMQLQAAQRSAPDLPPQVTRSLETAVDLARSHMIEARRSVGTLRPRPAGEDDLATSLARMVALVRRTTEIPIDLQVGELPTMGGMEREVLGIAQEALTNAVRHSRAQRIVVRASTARGLGVRVSVADDGRGINDVHAGRGFGLTSMQERADRIGAALTVVTAPRAGTEVVLAWQPPSFSIPGARNAAQ
- a CDS encoding efflux RND transporter periplasmic adaptor subunit; protein product: MSALLFRHTSVRRSFHDLGLAAGVTLLSIIASSCAQTSAQPAAPMLPMVTVAAAVAREITEWDEFTGRLEAVNTVEVRPRVSGYVSHVHFREGALVRKGDLLFQIDPRPFQAEVDRLRAELERARSTGKRAQSELDRARRLAAENAMASEEVERRVSFAEEVVAQVAGVEAALRAAELNLEFTRVIAPISGRVGRAIITEGNLVSSGPGEGTLLATVVSIDPMYAAFDADEPTFLAQAGQNGPHGRAVPVRMALADDDKFAREGRLHFLDNQLDPATGTIRIRAIFDNRDGVLTPGLFVRLRMPGRRAYKAVLIEDRAVGTDLDKRYVYTVDGQGVVVPRPVTLGPIVEGLRVVRSGVTAGDSVIVNGLQRVRPGVRVQVGQATAGETQ